A single genomic interval of Pyrus communis chromosome 5, drPyrComm1.1, whole genome shotgun sequence harbors:
- the LOC137734699 gene encoding cytochrome P450 77A3-like, which produces MAAFSFSSASLSSYYHLFFTLFAFLVSGLIFVFTQKSKSKHPNLPPGPPGWPIVGNLFQFARSGKQFFEYADDLRKKYGPIFTLKMGTRTMIILSDAKLVHEALIEKGVVFATRPRENPTRTIFSCNKFTVNASIYGPVWRSLRRNMVQNMLSSTRLKEFRSVRENAMDTLIKRINDEAKANNGVVSVLKNARFAVFCILLAMCFGIVMDEETVEKIDQMMKMVLIVLDPRIDDYLPILSPFFSKQRNRALEVRNKQIQYIVPFIERRRRALENPGSDLKATSFSYLDTLFDLKVEGRKSSPSHAELVTLCSEFLNGGTDTTATALEWGIAQLITNPNVQEKLYQEVKATVGDRKVDEKDVEKMPYLQAVVKELLRKHPPTYFSLTHAVTEPTTLAGYDIPTDVNVEIYLPGISEDSKIWSTPEKFDPDRFVSGREEADITGVTGVKMMPFGVGRRICPGLGMATVHVHLMLARMVQEFEWSAYPAGEKIDFAGKLEFTVVMKNTLRAMIKPRI; this is translated from the coding sequence ATGGCtgctttctccttctcctctgcttctctttcttcttactACCACctttttttcaccctctttGCGTTTCTCGTTTCTGGGTTGATCTTCGTGTTCACCCAGAAGTCCAAATCCAAGCACCCCAACCTCCCTCCTGGTCCGCCGGGATGGCCGATCGTCGGCAACCTCTTCCAATTTGCCCGCTCCGGAAAACAATTCTTCGAGTATGCCGACGATCTCCGGAAAAAGTACGGCCCCATTTTCACTCTCAAAATGGGTACCCGAACCATGATCATCCTCAGCGACGCCAAACTTGTCCACGAAGCCTTGATCGAGAAGGGGGTCGTCTTCGCGACCCGACCCAGAGAGAACCCCACCCGAACTATCTTTAGCTGCAATAAGTTCACCGTCAACGCCTCAATCTACGGCCCTGTGTGGCGGTCCCTGCGGCGGAACATGGTCCAGAACATGCTAAGCTCCACCCGCCTCAAGGAGTTCCGAAGTGTTCGAGAAAATGCCATGGACACACTCATCAAGCGGATTAATGACGAGGCCAAGGCCAACAACGGCGTAGTTTCGGTCCTCAAAAACGCGCGGTTTGCCGTGTTTTGTATCCTTTTGGCAATGTGTTTCGGGATCGTGATGGACGAGGAGACCGTGGAGAAAATAGATCAGATGATGAAAATGGTTTTAATCGTGCTCGACCCCAGAATCGACGATTATTTGCCGATTTTAAGCCCCTTTTTCTCCAAGCAGAGGAATAGGGCTTTGGAAGTGAGAAACAAGCAGATTCAGTACATTGTCCCGTTCATCGAACGACGTCGCCGTGCCCTCGAGAACCCAGGTTCGGATCTCAAAGCGACGTCGTTCTCCTACCTCGACACTTTGTTCGATCTCAAAGTGGAGGGACGAAAATCTTCGCCTTCGCATGCTGAATTGGTCACGCTTTGCTCGGAGTTTCTAAACGGCGGCACCGACACGACAGCCACGGCTCTCGAATGGGGAATCGCTCAGCTCATAACAAATCCGAACGTTCAAGAGAAGCTGTACCAAGAAGTTAAGGCGACTGTGGGCGACAGAAAAGTTGACGAGAAAGATGTGGAGAAGATGCCCTACTTGCAAGCTGTAGTAAAGGAGCTTTTACGAAAGCACCCTCCTACCTACTTTTCATTAACCCATGCAGTAACTGAGCCGACTACTTTGGCCGGGTACGATATACCGACGGATGTGAATGTGGAGATTTACTTGCCCGGCATATCGGAGGACTCGAAAATTTGGTCCACCCCGGAAAAGTTTGATCCCGACCGGTTTGTGTCCGGCCGGGAGGAGGCTGATATAACCGGAGTGACCGGAGTTAAAATGATGCCGTTCGGGGTCGGGAGAAGGATATGCCCGGGGTTGGGGATGGCGACGGTGCATGTTCATCTAATGCTGGCGAGGATGGTGCAGGAGTTCGAGTGGAGTGCTTACCCGGCTGGTGAGAAAATAGATTTTGCTGGGAAATTGGAGTTCACTGTGGTGATGAAGAACACTCTAAGAGCTATGATCAAGCCTAGAATCTGA